The Streptomyces sp. NBC_00510 genomic interval CCGCCGCCGACCGCGATGGAGGGGCTTCGCACGCAGGTCGAGGCCATGCGAGAGGCCGCGAGGGAAGGCGACGTCGGACGTTTCCGGGACGCTGACATCAGCTTCCACCGGCTCGTCTGCGAGGCCAGCGGCAATCCGTTCCTCCCAAAGGTCTGGGCTGTTATGGAACCCAGCCTGCGCGCCTTGCGCGTAGTGTCGGACCCGCTGTTCACCGGCGACTGGGGCAGGATGGCCGACCACCACGCCGACCTCCTCTCGGCTCTTGAGTCCGGCGATCCGGACACCGCCGCAGCTCAGTTCGCCGCCCACGCCCGCGGTGACGACGGCATCGACGGCGACTGACACAGCGACCGGCGCAGGTGGGACGCTGTCTTTCCGGTCAGAGGCTGGCCGACCACACCACCACCGATATCGATCAAAGAGAGATCAGGTGTGGATCCGATGGGGGTGAGCGTCGTCAGGCCGCAGCCTTAAGGCCCGGCTTTGCCAAGGCCGTGAGGACACCTACGGGGACGTCTCGACGTCCTTCCTCGCCTCCTGGCTGCTGGCCAACGCCACTCCCGACGTGCCCGTCGACGCCCCGCCGTTGCTGGTGTACACATCCGGACTGTGACCCGGGTTTGGGTGAGTGTCGTTCTGAGGAGGTCGGCTTCGGTGACGGTCAGACGGCCCATCAGGGGGCATGGGGATCCGGCAACCTGCGCGCCCGATCCGCGGGACGCCCGCACAGCCCCCGGGGGCGGAAACACAACGCGTCTGCCGAAGGCATCATCACCTGGGGTTCATCCCCGCGGACGCAGTGAGCACTTCTTGTTCACCCTGCACGCGCACGTGCATTCGAGGTCATCTCCGCAGGCACGGAGAGCACAATCCTGACCTGTGGTTTAGGCCTGGCAGTAGCAACCACCCTGCTGACTTCCAGAGAATCGGCACACGTTACAGAAGGTTCGCGCGGTTTCCGTGGGTGAAGAGCGTCTTGTCTCGTGCTCGGTCGGCCTGCAGAGCGATTGGGCCGCGGCAGCCGCGTGGTGCCCGCGCCGAGGTCCGGCACCGTGACCATGCGTCGCGCTACAGGGAGGCGGTCGCGAACGACACACCGGTCAGACGCTCTGACACGCCCCACAGGCGCGTGGCGTCCTCCTCTCTGCGAGCCGACTTGTAGATCGTCAGCTCGGTCGAGGCACCCGTGAACTGGCCGATGCCGTCGGGGCCGTAAAGACGGCCGCCCCCGGCGTCGGGGCTGGTCGCCGCGTATAGAGGAGGAAGCAGCCCGGCGTCCACGGTCTGCGCGAAGAGTCCCCAGCGAGCGAGGCGCCGCATGATCGCCTCGTGTGGCGCCGGCCGGGACCGCCCGAGGTTGGGGCCGGACGCGTACAGGTTCGTGAGGGTCGTGCCGGGGTGGGCGGCGTTGCTGGTCACGCCCCAGCCACCGGCGGCGCTGAGACGTTGCAGTTGCAGGGCGAACAGCAGATCGGCGAGCTTCGACAAACCGTACGCCCGGATCGGGGCGTAGCGCCTCTCGCTCTGCAGGTCGTCCCAGGGAATCCGGATACCGCGTGCCGCGCTGCTGGTCATGGTGGTCACTCGAGCCCGGCCGGCCTGCAGCAGTGGCATCAGCCGTCCGGTGAGCGCGAAGTGGCCGAGATAGTTGGTTCCGAACTGCAACTCGAATCCATCCGCGGTGCTGTGCCGGGTGGGCGGTGTCATCACGCCGGCGTTGTTGACCAGCAGATGGACGGGTCGGCCGTCCAAGATCAAGGCGTCCGCCAGACATCCGACCGATTCCAGGGACGCCAGATCGAGATCGCGAGTGGAGACCGCCGCCTCGGGGGTGGTCGACTTGATCCGCTGGACCGCCGCGGCACCCTTGACCGGATTGCGCACCGGGAGGATCAATTCGGCGCCCGCGCCGGCAAGGCGCTCGGCCAGACCAAGGCCCACTCCGTCGCTGGCCCCTGTCACGACGGCGAGCTTTCCCCGCAGATCCGGCACGGCGACGTCCTTCATCGAATGCTCCTTGTCATGAGGCCTCGGCTGCATTGCCACGTTCCTGGTCCCAGGGTGAACGCACCCTCCCCCTCACAGCCATGCTCTGAGGGAACATGGCTGTGAGAGGGAAAGGGCGACGGCTCAGCGCAGGCCGAACGCCCGGATCACGGTCTGGCTCACCGCTTCAAGCGGGACGCTATCGCGCTCGTCGATTCCTCGGGCAGGACGGTCACCGCGGTGGCCCGGGAACTCGGTATCAGCTCGGAGTCCCTGCGTGGCTGGTATTGCCGGGCGAAGGCGGACCGGGGCGAGGGCGGGTCCGGTGAGCTGACCAGCGCCGAGCGCGAGGAGCTCAAGCGGCTGCGCAAGGAGGTCCGCGAACAGCAGCAGACGATCGAGATCCTGAAAAAGGCGACGACCTTCTTCGTGAAGGCGAACGACCGGTGAGCGAGCTGTACCGGTTGATCCACGCGGAGAAGGCCACGTACCCGATCGTCCTGCTGTGCCGGGTGCTGAAGGTAGCCCGCTCCTCCTACTACGCCTGGTGCGAGGGCGAGGCCGCCCGTCGTGCCCGTCAGGCCGCCGACGACACGCTCGCGCACGAGATCACCGTCGTGCACATCGCCTCCCGACACACCTACGGTGTCCCACGCATCCACGCCGAACTGCGCCGCCTGGGCCGGCGGGTGAACCGCAAACGCGTCGCCCGCGTGATGCGTGAACGCGACATCCGCGGCGTCACCCGGCGCAGACGACATTCACTGACCCGGCCGGACGCCAAAGCGAAGCCGGCCCCGGACCTGATCGGCTGCGACTTCCATGCCGAGCGCCCCGGGACCAAGCTGGTCGGCGACATCACCTACCTGCCCACCACCGAGGGCTGGCTCTACCTCGCCTGCTGGCTGGACCTGGCCACCCGCGAGGTCGTCGGCTACGCCATGGCCGACCATCACCGCGCCGAGCTCGTCGTTGACGCTCTCGACATGGCACACGGCCGGGGCACACTCGAGCCCGGCTGCGTGGTTCACAGCGGTCGCGGCAGCGAATACACCTCGACCCAGTTCCGCCACCGAATAGGGAAGTTGGGGCTGCGGCGGAGCTGCGGACGCACCGGATCATGCTTCGACAACGCCGCCGCGGAAAGCTTCTGGGCCCTACTCAAGGAAGAGATACGCACCCGCACCTGGCCCGACCGGGCCACCGCCCGCGCCGAGGTCTTCTCCTTCATCGAGAGACCCTGTTGCCCAATTCGGGTGATGGCGTCGTGATCAGTCGGCCGGAAGACGACGGCATAGCCGATCCTGCTGGTCAGGGACGCGCGAGGGGAGTCGTCCCGGGGGCGAGGTGAACGTTGTGTCGATGGCATCGGCTTCTGGTGGCGGTGTTCCGTCTGGGACAAGTCAGATTGCCCGAGCGGCGTTCCCGAAGGGGTGTCTCGCGATGCGGATCCGTGATCATCTCGGGACGGTGTTCTCGGACGAGGAGTTCCGTGAGG includes:
- a CDS encoding GntR family transcriptional regulator, whose protein sequence is MASAIGQPLTRVLLSDQVYTRVRGLIISGELKPGDRLVESAIARQLAVSQAPVREAVKRLVHEGLAEHVPRRGSFVASVSQSDADSARSVRVVIEELAARTVAEAPPPTAMEGLRTQVEAMREAAREGDVGRFRDADISFHRLVCEASGNPFLPKVWAVMEPSLRALRVVSDPLFTGDWGRMADHHADLLSALESGDPDTAAAQFAAHARGDDGIDGD
- a CDS encoding SDR family oxidoreductase, whose translation is MKDVAVPDLRGKLAVVTGASDGVGLGLAERLAGAGAELILPVRNPVKGAAAVQRIKSTTPEAAVSTRDLDLASLESVGCLADALILDGRPVHLLVNNAGVMTPPTRHSTADGFELQFGTNYLGHFALTGRLMPLLQAGRARVTTMTSSAARGIRIPWDDLQSERRYAPIRAYGLSKLADLLFALQLQRLSAAGGWGVTSNAAHPGTTLTNLYASGPNLGRSRPAPHEAIMRRLARWGLFAQTVDAGLLPPLYAATSPDAGGGRLYGPDGIGQFTGASTELTIYKSARREEDATRLWGVSERLTGVSFATASL
- a CDS encoding transposase; amino-acid sequence: MAHRFKRDAIALVDSSGRTVTAVARELGISSESLRGWYCRAKADRGEGGSGELTSAEREELKRLRKEVREQQQTIEILKKATTFFVKANDR
- a CDS encoding IS3 family transposase codes for the protein MSELYRLIHAEKATYPIVLLCRVLKVARSSYYAWCEGEAARRARQAADDTLAHEITVVHIASRHTYGVPRIHAELRRLGRRVNRKRVARVMRERDIRGVTRRRRHSLTRPDAKAKPAPDLIGCDFHAERPGTKLVGDITYLPTTEGWLYLACWLDLATREVVGYAMADHHRAELVVDALDMAHGRGTLEPGCVVHSGRGSEYTSTQFRHRIGKLGLRRSCGRTGSCFDNAAAESFWALLKEEIRTRTWPDRATARAEVFSFIERPCCPIRVMAS